A region from the Brachyspira hampsonii genome encodes:
- a CDS encoding NAD(P)H-dependent oxidoreductase subunit E translates to MASNVKTVIEVCVGLHCSMKGAYALLEAIRSHYDLKIGVPSSDGMLLKEMECMHNCHNAVPVLINGMECTKSSFKSIIKYIEAIHVRKR, encoded by the coding sequence ATGGCAAGCAATGTTAAAACTGTCATAGAAGTATGTGTAGGACTTCATTGCTCTATGAAAGGAGCTTATGCTCTTTTGGAAGCCATTCGTTCTCATTATGATTTAAAAATAGGAGTGCCGTCTTCTGATGGTATGCTCCTTAAAGAGATGGAGTGTATGCATAATTGCCATAATGCCGTACCTGTCCTTATTAATGGTATGGAATGTACAAAATCGTCTTTTAAAAGTATTATTAAGTATATAGAAGCTATACATGTAAGAAAAAGATGA
- a CDS encoding glycerate kinase, translating into MKKIIIIPDSFKGSAGSLEICNYIEKGVLKVIKDADTIKIPVADGGEGTVESILYAAGGNIKKINVRNPKGDIIEAKYGIINEYKAVIEMAEASGLTLINDKKREPLKYSTYGTGELIKDALNNNIKEILIGIGGSATNDCGIGMANALGYKFLDKNNNELEAIAENMIKTEYIDNSNVDKRIFDIKITAACDVKNPLYGENGATAVYGKQKGVTNETFDILDNGLKNIAKIIKEKFGKEIDYMEGAGAAGGLGGGLVAFCNAKLKSGIDAVLDIIDFESKIKDASLIITGEGAIDGQTKEGKVPVGVAKRAGNIPVIAIVGEIREGAEIVYDLGIKSIMPLCTKAMTLDESISNTAVLVENAAERALRFINIELK; encoded by the coding sequence ATGAAAAAAATTATAATAATACCTGACTCTTTTAAAGGAAGTGCAGGCAGCTTAGAAATTTGCAATTATATAGAAAAGGGAGTATTAAAAGTTATAAAAGATGCTGATACAATAAAAATTCCTGTTGCAGACGGCGGAGAAGGAACTGTAGAATCTATACTCTATGCAGCAGGAGGAAATATAAAAAAAATAAATGTTAGAAATCCTAAAGGAGATATTATAGAAGCTAAATACGGGATTATTAATGAATATAAAGCAGTTATAGAAATGGCCGAAGCATCTGGTCTTACTTTAATAAATGATAAAAAAAGAGAGCCTTTAAAATATTCTACTTATGGTACGGGCGAACTTATTAAAGATGCTCTTAATAATAATATTAAAGAAATTTTAATAGGAATAGGCGGAAGTGCAACTAATGACTGTGGAATAGGAATGGCTAATGCTTTGGGATATAAATTTCTTGATAAAAACAATAATGAACTTGAAGCTATTGCTGAAAATATGATAAAAACCGAATATATAGACAACAGCAATGTTGATAAGAGAATATTCGATATAAAAATAACTGCGGCATGTGATGTAAAAAATCCTCTTTATGGAGAAAATGGGGCTACAGCAGTATATGGAAAACAAAAAGGTGTTACAAATGAAACTTTTGATATACTCGATAATGGACTTAAAAATATAGCAAAAATTATAAAAGAAAAATTCGGAAAGGAAATAGATTATATGGAAGGAGCTGGTGCTGCAGGAGGACTTGGAGGTGGTCTTGTTGCTTTTTGCAATGCCAAGCTAAAAAGCGGAATAGATGCTGTACTTGATATAATAGATTTTGAATCAAAAATAAAAGATGCTTCTCTTATCATAACAGGGGAAGGTGCTATTGACGGACAGACTAAAGAAGGAAAAGTTCCTGTAGGTGTGGCAAAAAGAGCCGGAAATATACCTGTAATTGCAATAGTTGGTGAAATAAGAGAAGGAGCAGAGATAGTATATGATTTGGGTATTAAATCCATAATGCCATTATGTACAAAAGCTATGACTCTTGATGAATCTATTTCCAATACTGCTGTTTTAGTAGAAAATGCAGCTGAAAGGGCATTAAGATTTATAAATATAGAATTAAAATAG
- a CDS encoding FAD-dependent oxidoreductase, which translates to MAKTRDEILQNSNKKYDIIIIGGGVIGATIALKASRVGLAVLLLEKHDFAFGSSSRTSKMLSGGYNDMSSKNLMYTIHRVRERNNLMYKASASNFSIINPIYEHSSTGIFREEIKTILYDAFSLFGKTKKHKSLSRNETLDALPDLINNDVIASIEYYEGTLDDSRYVIELLLKAEEFGADILNYAEVKAFEYNQKEIENVVFTDRVTGRVHTASAKTILIAAGAWGHSISSLLPNGNFEDKLVYVKGSHLIIDNDLIHINKSVILPKIKSRPNVFLMRWKNNTIIGPTIKKNTHDLDCIYTTSDEAEYLLDIYNTYFSSIVNKNHIITTQSGMMPLNPSQVKIHSHPQYRLFLVEGGNFTTSSSVSMKALVKMYGKPYKWFSTQKVVNNKFEKNTELVLNENLVKFLIDYFGSVNLILKLNELCKNDSSLLVEVGLDYRINRGLIKYFIEIEHAIHLDDIMMRRLRFILTENDCGTLISEHIAEEMANILKWDKSRTEWEIKRYRTEIKRTRVGLF; encoded by the coding sequence ATGGCAAAAACAAGAGATGAGATACTCCAGAATAGTAATAAAAAATATGATATTATCATTATAGGCGGCGGAGTTATTGGAGCTACTATAGCATTAAAGGCTTCTAGAGTTGGACTTGCCGTTTTATTGCTTGAAAAGCATGATTTTGCTTTTGGGTCTTCTTCAAGAACTTCAAAAATGCTTTCAGGCGGATATAATGATATGAGCAGTAAGAATTTAATGTATACAATTCATAGGGTAAGAGAAAGAAATAACCTTATGTATAAGGCTTCAGCATCAAATTTTAGTATTATAAATCCTATATATGAGCATAGCAGTACAGGAATTTTTAGAGAAGAAATAAAGACAATATTATACGATGCTTTTTCTTTATTTGGAAAAACTAAAAAGCATAAATCTCTTAGCAGAAATGAAACTTTGGATGCATTACCTGATTTAATAAATAATGATGTTATAGCATCTATAGAATATTATGAAGGTACATTAGATGATTCTAGATATGTTATAGAGCTTCTTTTGAAGGCAGAAGAATTCGGAGCGGATATATTAAATTATGCTGAAGTTAAGGCTTTTGAATATAATCAGAAAGAAATAGAAAATGTAGTTTTTACCGATAGAGTTACAGGAAGAGTTCATACAGCAAGTGCTAAAACTATATTAATAGCAGCAGGGGCTTGGGGACATAGCATAAGTTCGCTTCTTCCTAATGGAAATTTTGAAGATAAGCTAGTTTATGTTAAGGGAAGTCATTTAATTATAGACAATGATTTGATTCATATAAATAAATCAGTTATTCTTCCAAAAATAAAATCAAGACCTAATGTATTTTTAATGCGTTGGAAAAATAATACTATTATAGGTCCTACAATCAAAAAAAATACTCATGATTTGGATTGTATATACACTACAAGTGATGAAGCTGAATACCTTCTTGATATATATAATACTTACTTCAGCTCTATTGTTAATAAAAATCATATAATAACTACGCAGTCTGGAATGATGCCTCTTAATCCTTCGCAGGTGAAAATACATTCTCATCCGCAGTATAGATTATTCTTAGTTGAAGGAGGAAATTTCACAACTTCTTCCTCTGTTTCTATGAAAGCATTAGTAAAAATGTATGGCAAGCCTTATAAGTGGTTCAGCACCCAGAAGGTTGTTAATAATAAATTTGAAAAAAATACTGAATTAGTTTTGAATGAAAATTTGGTTAAATTCCTTATAGATTATTTTGGTTCTGTTAATCTAATTCTAAAATTAAATGAGCTTTGTAAGAATGATTCTTCTCTTTTGGTAGAAGTTGGGCTTGATTATAGAATTAATAGAGGACTTATAAAATATTTTATAGAAATAGAACATGCTATTCATTTAGATGACATTATGATGAGAAGACTCAGATTTATATTGACAGAAAATGACTGCGGCACTTTAATTTCTGAGCATATAGCTGAAGAAATGGCTAATATACTTAAATGGGATAAAAGCAGAACTGAATGGGAAATAAAAAGATACAGAACAGAGATTAAAAGAACGAGAGTAGGGCTATTTTAA
- a CDS encoding 2Fe-2S iron-sulfur cluster-binding protein has translation MIIKFSVDGKTVSSQKGYTILQALSYINIDIPHLCSYKINSTNTFEKKNNILRCKLCLVKVKKKNENSYSYKYACDEIVENGMSVLNEKDDDIINYRTSLLKAILYMHEPVCESCKADYVCNLKKYLDIYNISIEASPNAFDKNDINLIELKNIVEKMNLPDFIKANFERCINCGICEDYKVIDGYNSMITDLCPTHVFDVQRNIDNKINDDISTIKSIDSFCIGCNYLCDAKYSYIKHSIKDISSPKGKKYGLCDYGRKLDYYSNNTLEKPFYNGMQCEFNEAKELYHKFINDIETEYVLALNSSMYPIEDIRAFNEFIDSLGIQNLVFKKNIMATNSKNIRDNYTNINDFSIKEIRDLNINLKHSIFDDNIIHNGKFKKFIIVGDSLDDNDNIIDFSKKNKGNYIVFSPNFSVLAYNAYLSFPISYLGEFEGHYVDNHGKVKEMHSFLEKNKNRMSLRDLLKYLYL, from the coding sequence ATGATAATAAAATTTAGTGTTGATGGAAAGACTGTATCATCTCAGAAAGGATATACCATACTTCAGGCACTGTCCTACATCAATATAGATATACCTCATTTATGCTCATATAAAATAAATAGTACAAATACTTTTGAAAAGAAGAATAATATTCTGAGATGTAAATTATGCTTGGTTAAAGTAAAAAAGAAAAATGAAAATAGTTATTCTTATAAATATGCCTGCGACGAAATAGTAGAAAATGGAATGAGTGTTTTAAATGAAAAAGATGATGATATTATAAATTATAGAACTTCTTTATTAAAGGCTATACTTTATATGCATGAGCCTGTATGTGAAAGCTGTAAGGCTGATTATGTTTGCAATTTAAAAAAGTATTTAGATATTTACAATATTTCTATAGAGGCTTCTCCAAATGCTTTTGACAAAAATGATATTAATTTAATAGAATTAAAGAATATTGTAGAAAAAATGAATCTTCCAGACTTTATAAAAGCAAATTTTGAAAGATGTATTAACTGCGGTATATGCGAGGATTATAAAGTTATAGACGGATATAATTCTATGATAACAGATTTATGTCCTACTCATGTATTTGATGTTCAGAGGAATATAGATAATAAAATAAATGATGATATAAGTACAATAAAAAGTATAGACAGTTTTTGTATAGGATGCAATTATCTATGCGATGCCAAGTACAGTTATATAAAACACAGTATAAAGGATATATCATCTCCTAAGGGCAAAAAATATGGATTATGCGATTACGGAAGGAAATTGGATTATTATTCAAATAATACATTAGAAAAGCCTTTTTATAATGGAATGCAATGCGAATTCAATGAGGCTAAGGAACTTTATCATAAATTTATTAATGATATTGAGACAGAATATGTATTAGCATTAAATTCAAGTATGTATCCTATTGAAGATATCAGGGCTTTTAATGAATTTATTGATTCTTTGGGGATACAAAATTTAGTATTCAAAAAGAATATAATGGCCACAAATTCAAAAAATATAAGAGATAATTATACAAATATTAATGATTTTTCTATAAAAGAGATTAGAGATTTAAATATAAATTTAAAGCATTCTATATTTGACGATAATATTATACATAATGGCAAATTTAAAAAATTTATTATAGTAGGCGATTCATTAGATGACAATGATAATATAATTGATTTTTCTAAGAAGAATAAGGGAAATTATATAGTATTCAGTCCGAATTTTTCTGTTTTGGCTTACAATGCTTATTTAAGTTTTCCTATATCCTATCTTGGTGAGTTTGAAGGGCATTATGTAGATAATCATGGCAAGGTTAAAGAGATGCATTCATTTTTAGAAAAGAATAAAAATCGTATGAGTTTAAGAGATTTGTTAAAATATTTGTATTTATAA
- the hisH gene encoding imidazole glycerol phosphate synthase subunit HisH, translating into MTAIIDYEVGNLFSLMSSLKYVGIDAKLTDDEKTIKEADSLILPGVGAFRDALAKLESRKEGTLKNTIMEEAKKGKLILGICLGMQMLFDKSYEYGEYNGLGLIKGNICPIEKDLKNKDLKVPHMGWNNLNIKKEDKIFKYINNMEYVYFVHSYYGKDCDDSIIADSEYDVQIPAIVKNGNVYGIQFHPEKSGNTGLNILRGFKDLIKG; encoded by the coding sequence ATGACAGCTATAATAGATTATGAAGTAGGAAATTTATTCTCTCTTATGTCATCATTAAAGTATGTAGGAATAGATGCCAAACTTACAGATGATGAAAAAACTATAAAAGAAGCTGATTCTTTAATACTTCCGGGAGTAGGAGCTTTCAGAGATGCTTTGGCAAAACTTGAAAGCAGAAAAGAAGGAACACTTAAAAATACTATTATGGAAGAAGCTAAAAAAGGAAAATTAATTTTGGGTATATGCTTAGGTATGCAAATGCTTTTTGATAAGAGCTATGAATATGGGGAGTACAATGGATTAGGACTCATAAAAGGAAATATATGCCCTATAGAAAAAGATTTAAAAAACAAAGATTTGAAAGTGCCTCATATGGGCTGGAATAATCTTAATATAAAAAAAGAAGATAAAATATTTAAATATATTAATAATATGGAATATGTATATTTTGTACATTCTTATTATGGTAAAGACTGCGATGACAGCATAATAGCCGATAGTGAATATGATGTGCAAATACCAGCCATTGTAAAAAATGGCAATGTATACGGAATACAATTTCACCCTGAAAAAAGCGGAAATACAGGTCTTAATATATTAAGAGGATTCAAAGATTTGATAAAAGGCTAA
- a CDS encoding NADH-ubiquinone oxidoreductase-F iron-sulfur binding region domain-containing protein — protein MKKFVLHSENNITDIQSYKDHFGDYLNLQKIANSFFEDLKEYTIFKRDITQSSVYQLLTDGNIKEDFILINAASFDYLVFKDKFLLKNNPHLILDGSVFIAQILNIKRIDIILKDYYLEERDIILKAIVEAEDSNFVNDIEINIYDEYAYYNKYNIRITPSFLENKKYIFDLETISQIAYLAHIGGFTFKNFGNGEYKGSNILSITGDIINPNLYEFEMYSPLRNIVKASGGTVKEYSIKCVFTNGFLNPPIDFDTFQKMTLDYECFGSYNMKIGNGGVCFIQEDRCIIRVAVKIIQFAKSISCGKCSPCHYGFDLCEYYINRMLLGYSSFDDYSNLKETAEMIKIGASCLYIRSIAGCILSVMEMFKNEFIYLIENKITLYSFVKS, from the coding sequence ATGAAAAAGTTTGTACTGCATAGTGAAAATAATATAACAGATATCCAGTCATATAAAGATCATTTCGGAGATTATTTAAATCTTCAAAAAATAGCTAATTCTTTTTTTGAAGATTTAAAAGAATATACTATATTTAAAAGAGATATTACTCAAAGTTCTGTATATCAATTATTAACTGATGGAAATATTAAAGAAGATTTTATACTAATAAATGCTGCTTCATTTGACTATTTAGTTTTCAAAGATAAATTTTTATTAAAAAATAATCCTCATCTCATATTAGATGGTTCTGTTTTTATAGCCCAAATTTTAAATATTAAAAGAATAGATATAATATTAAAAGATTACTATTTAGAAGAAAGAGATATTATACTAAAAGCTATAGTAGAGGCAGAGGATTCTAATTTTGTCAATGATATAGAAATCAATATATACGATGAATATGCCTATTATAATAAATATAATATTAGGATTACACCTTCTTTTTTAGAAAATAAAAAATATATATTTGATTTGGAAACTATATCTCAAATTGCATACTTGGCACATATTGGAGGATTTACTTTTAAAAATTTTGGAAACGGAGAGTATAAAGGCAGCAATATACTTTCTATTACAGGAGATATAATAAATCCTAATTTATATGAATTTGAAATGTATAGTCCATTAAGAAATATTGTGAAAGCATCAGGCGGAACAGTTAAAGAATATAGTATAAAATGTGTATTTACAAATGGTTTTTTGAATCCTCCTATAGATTTTGATACTTTTCAGAAAATGACTTTAGATTATGAATGTTTCGGAAGTTATAATATGAAGATTGGAAATGGAGGAGTATGTTTTATACAAGAGGACAGATGTATAATAAGGGTTGCTGTAAAAATAATTCAGTTTGCTAAAAGTATATCATGCGGAAAATGTTCTCCTTGTCATTATGGATTTGATTTATGCGAATATTATATTAATAGAATGCTTTTGGGATATTCGAGTTTTGATGATTATTCTAATCTAAAAGAGACTGCTGAAATGATTAAAATAGGAGCTTCATGTTTATATATAAGAAGTATAGCCGGCTGTATATTATCTGTTATGGAAATGTTTAAAAATGAATTTATTTATTTGATAGAAAATAAAATAACATTATATAGTTTTGTAAAAAGTTAA
- a CDS encoding leucyl aminopeptidase family protein gives MKLKHTINFIKKHTVAVFVKVEKEQLKVCSFNEEYIKLFNDLVKDKYYNTSTPFAFAFASNTRVIYITYKEVKNYMYETWKNAGSSLIKIMKDLHIDDIEVDMAELFAEIASEESYIQFCLGILLSSYSFDNYLGDKRLKELHNIKNILLVSEHKKDTENAISKATQIANSIFWARDMVNEPSNIINSLTFVDRAKKQAESRKISTSVLTEKELKNLGMNGILGVNAGSKNPPRVFVAQYKKAKAKKHILLVGKGITFDTGGMILKPSTSMLGMKDDMAGAAAVCGALFLISDMNLEANVTVICPLTDNKTGSAAINPGDILKMYNGVTVEVVNTDAEGRLILADALAYGIKKYNPDFVIDIATLTGACSIALGKHASGLMSNDTALSSALKDAGDDTYERVWEFPMFDEYKEDIKSDVADIKNSGGRYAGVITAGQFLSYFTEGARWAHLDIAGTDMSDVNVKYISKGATGVGVYLLAKTVEKLVDIDKF, from the coding sequence ATGAAATTAAAACATACCATTAATTTCATTAAAAAACATACTGTAGCTGTATTTGTAAAAGTAGAAAAAGAGCAGCTTAAAGTATGTTCATTTAATGAAGAGTATATAAAGTTATTTAATGATTTGGTAAAAGATAAATATTATAATACTTCCACTCCTTTTGCTTTTGCTTTTGCTAGTAATACTAGAGTAATTTATATTACATATAAGGAAGTAAAAAATTATATGTATGAAACTTGGAAGAATGCCGGTTCTTCATTAATTAAGATAATGAAAGATTTGCATATAGATGATATAGAAGTGGATATGGCTGAATTATTTGCTGAAATAGCTTCTGAGGAGTCATATATTCAATTTTGTTTAGGTATACTTCTTTCCTCTTATAGTTTTGATAATTATTTAGGAGATAAAAGATTAAAAGAACTGCACAATATTAAAAATATACTTTTAGTTTCTGAGCATAAAAAAGATACTGAAAATGCTATATCTAAAGCTACTCAGATAGCAAATAGTATATTCTGGGCAAGGGATATGGTTAATGAACCTAGTAATATTATAAATTCTTTGACATTCGTAGATAGAGCTAAAAAACAGGCTGAAAGCAGAAAAATAAGTACATCAGTTCTTACTGAAAAAGAATTAAAAAATCTTGGTATGAATGGTATATTGGGTGTTAATGCCGGAAGTAAAAATCCTCCTAGAGTATTTGTTGCTCAGTATAAAAAAGCTAAAGCCAAAAAACATATATTATTGGTAGGTAAAGGAATTACTTTCGATACAGGCGGAATGATTTTAAAACCTAGTACAAGTATGCTTGGTATGAAAGATGATATGGCCGGTGCTGCTGCAGTTTGCGGAGCTTTATTTTTAATATCTGATATGAATTTAGAAGCAAATGTTACAGTAATATGTCCTTTAACAGATAATAAAACAGGAAGTGCTGCTATAAATCCCGGTGATATATTAAAAATGTATAATGGCGTTACTGTAGAGGTAGTTAATACAGATGCTGAAGGAAGGCTTATACTTGCTGATGCTTTGGCTTATGGAATAAAAAAATATAATCCTGATTTTGTGATAGATATTGCTACTTTAACCGGAGCTTGTTCTATAGCATTAGGGAAGCATGCTTCAGGACTTATGTCTAATGATACCGCTTTATCAAGTGCTTTAAAAGATGCTGGGGACGATACTTATGAGAGGGTATGGGAGTTTCCTATGTTTGATGAATATAAAGAAGATATAAAATCTGATGTTGCTGATATAAAAAATTCAGGCGGAAGATATGCAGGAGTTATAACAGCAGGACAGTTTTTATCCTATTTTACAGAAGGAGCAAGATGGGCTCATTTAGATATAGCAGGTACTGATATGAGTGATGTTAATGTAAAATATATATCTAAAGGTGCTACAGGAGTAGGTGTATATCTGCTTGCTAAAACAGTGGAAAAACTTGTTGATATAGATAAATTCTAA
- the hisB gene encoding imidazoleglycerol-phosphate dehydratase HisB, producing MRTSEMERNTNETKIKIKLNIDGTGKYKNNTKVGFLDHMLDLFARHGRFDLETICDGDIHIDYHHSVEDVGIVLGKCFANALGDMKGIKRYGNFSMPMCEALTMAAVDICGRSHLIFNSDLKHEKVGDFDTELVKEFFTAFTNSMNITLHINTLYGENTHHIIESIFKGTARALAQACKIDEKYKNEVLSTKGMLENNKN from the coding sequence ATGAGAACATCAGAAATGGAAAGAAATACTAATGAAACCAAAATAAAAATTAAATTAAATATAGATGGAACAGGAAAATATAAAAATAATACAAAAGTAGGATTTTTAGATCATATGCTTGATCTGTTTGCACGACATGGAAGATTCGATTTAGAAACTATATGCGATGGGGACATTCATATTGATTATCATCATTCGGTTGAAGATGTCGGAATCGTTTTGGGAAAATGTTTTGCTAATGCACTTGGAGACATGAAAGGAATAAAAAGATACGGAAATTTCAGCATGCCTATGTGCGAAGCTCTTACTATGGCGGCAGTTGATATATGCGGAAGAAGTCATTTAATTTTTAATAGTGATTTAAAGCATGAAAAAGTAGGAGATTTCGATACTGAACTTGTTAAAGAGTTTTTTACAGCATTTACTAATTCTATGAATATTACATTGCATATAAATACTTTATATGGAGAGAATACTCATCATATAATAGAATCCATTTTTAAAGGTACTGCAAGAGCCTTAGCACAGGCTTGTAAAATAGATGAAAAATATAAAAATGAAGTATTATCTACAAAGGGAATGCTTGAAAATAATAAAAATTAA